Proteins from a single region of Haloplanus sp. GDY1:
- a CDS encoding DUF7537 family lipoprotein, translating to MTSSRVLTLLFVVLTVTAGCLGGGAAEAVAEAEEASGAAAGGPAEDGPALTDPEAALREAGSFTVTWRYAGVDASGTRSEVRYEYYADLNAGRSLTVTSSSRDGVSDAGSSEQFVADGVTYVRAGPATATTYVAYEGGSDALGSALAHSQARTYGATDGLVDRGTERFDGVTVTRYELSGADSALIRAGSTTAGSPGAAEVTDFRYVVLVDADGLARYESWSVAGRTAEGEAVSGEWEYTLAGVGSTTVEDPEWLAAARTATGR from the coding sequence ATGACGTCGAGTCGCGTGCTGACACTCCTGTTCGTCGTGCTGACGGTGACCGCCGGCTGTCTCGGCGGCGGCGCGGCCGAGGCCGTCGCCGAAGCCGAGGAGGCTTCCGGTGCCGCCGCGGGCGGCCCGGCCGAGGACGGTCCCGCGCTGACCGACCCCGAGGCCGCCCTGCGCGAGGCCGGGAGCTTCACGGTCACCTGGCGATACGCCGGGGTCGACGCGAGCGGGACCCGCTCCGAAGTCCGGTACGAGTACTACGCGGACCTGAACGCCGGGCGCTCGCTCACGGTCACGTCGTCGAGTCGCGACGGGGTGAGCGACGCCGGGTCGAGCGAGCAGTTCGTCGCCGACGGCGTCACCTACGTGCGCGCTGGACCGGCGACGGCGACGACGTACGTCGCCTACGAGGGAGGAAGCGACGCGCTCGGTAGCGCCCTCGCCCACTCGCAGGCGCGCACCTACGGCGCCACCGACGGCCTGGTCGACCGGGGGACCGAGCGGTTCGACGGCGTGACCGTCACGCGCTACGAACTCTCGGGGGCGGATTCGGCGCTGATCCGAGCCGGATCGACGACGGCCGGATCGCCCGGCGCCGCCGAGGTCACCGACTTCCGGTACGTCGTCCTCGTCGACGCGGACGGCCTCGCGCGGTACGAGTCGTGGTCGGTCGCGGGACGGACCGCCGAGGGCGAGGCCGTGAGCGGCGAGTGGGAGTACACGCTCGCGGGCGTCGGATCGACGACCGTCGAGGATCCCGAGTGGCTGGCCGCGGCCCGGACGGCGACGGGGCGCTGA